Proteins from one Litoribrevibacter albus genomic window:
- a CDS encoding flagellinolysin, whose protein sequence is MQIINTNIAALRTQRHLNSVENEMSTVFRRLSSGLRINSAADDAAGLAISTRMESGIREATAAIRNANDGISLIQTADGGLESITENIQRIRELAVQAANGTNSDFEREALQIEVEYLLESINFTAKHTRFNGLNLLDDSAPPLQSHGIVSLQDDETKTAVMIGLTTGWLESSEQLIADFYGLTGDGQTLGIFLADTGDPESDGPGGTAAYVQSLVGSSGPAVSGSVELYIDMEDFRPANLPNGGTEPFYNDRIIAHEMTHAVMAVSTNWGELNTWFKEGAAEFIHGADERISIDLAAAGSSSALISQGFTTAPATWGGSSAEYSSATLAVRYLHDSIVAAGGEGIKDIMTVLSSDPNNITLDDAISQVSTDLGGLRGYVSGAGFTGAAFTDETTFLSDFDTNGADFLDEQIQLADPDTGSIQGSNVSPANPSIDQEDAVEDPIDYNSDPLEHWQEIWPTGFTVKASRNDNSFSGINIQLGATRSDRLEIRLYGANTTALGLDGLSVSKDPLDVILRADEALERVSFIRANFGATQNRLEARINYLLIEKENLTSARSRIMDTDYAAETARLSRLTVLQQAGFSVLAQANSRPQQVLQLLG, encoded by the coding sequence ATGCAGATAATCAATACCAATATAGCAGCCTTAAGAACTCAACGGCATTTAAACAGTGTCGAGAATGAAATGAGTACGGTATTCCGTAGACTCTCTTCTGGCTTACGAATTAATAGCGCTGCAGACGATGCTGCCGGGCTTGCCATTTCCACTCGCATGGAATCTGGCATCAGAGAAGCAACTGCTGCCATTCGAAACGCAAACGATGGTATTTCTCTCATCCAAACAGCCGATGGTGGCTTAGAAAGTATTACTGAAAACATTCAACGAATCCGTGAACTTGCTGTTCAGGCTGCAAACGGCACCAACAGTGATTTCGAGCGAGAAGCACTTCAGATCGAAGTGGAATATCTATTAGAAAGCATTAACTTCACAGCCAAACACACCCGTTTTAATGGCCTCAATCTTCTCGATGACAGTGCCCCTCCCCTTCAAAGTCACGGCATTGTTTCCCTTCAAGACGACGAAACCAAAACCGCTGTCATGATTGGTTTAACTACCGGTTGGCTTGAATCTTCCGAACAACTGATTGCAGACTTTTATGGCCTTACCGGAGATGGCCAAACGCTGGGAATTTTTCTGGCAGACACTGGCGACCCTGAAAGTGACGGTCCTGGTGGTACAGCAGCTTATGTACAATCTCTGGTTGGTTCATCAGGTCCCGCTGTTAGTGGAAGCGTAGAGCTTTATATCGATATGGAAGATTTCCGGCCCGCCAATTTACCCAACGGCGGTACAGAGCCTTTCTATAATGACCGAATCATTGCTCATGAAATGACACATGCGGTTATGGCCGTAAGCACTAATTGGGGCGAACTAAATACCTGGTTCAAAGAAGGTGCTGCCGAATTTATTCATGGCGCAGACGAACGGATTTCCATAGATCTGGCCGCTGCTGGCAGCTCATCCGCCTTAATTTCTCAGGGATTCACTACAGCCCCCGCGACCTGGGGAGGTAGCAGCGCTGAATATTCCTCCGCAACGCTTGCCGTACGCTATCTACACGACTCAATTGTCGCAGCAGGCGGGGAAGGCATAAAAGACATAATGACCGTTCTGTCATCAGATCCGAATAACATCACGCTGGATGACGCCATCAGTCAAGTCAGCACCGATCTTGGTGGCCTCAGAGGCTACGTTTCCGGCGCCGGATTCACCGGAGCCGCCTTCACAGATGAAACAACCTTCTTATCAGACTTTGATACTAACGGAGCTGACTTCCTTGACGAACAAATCCAGCTCGCTGACCCGGACACTGGTTCAATTCAAGGTTCCAATGTAAGCCCGGCTAATCCCTCAATTGATCAAGAAGATGCAGTTGAAGACCCTATTGATTACAACAGTGATCCCCTTGAACACTGGCAGGAAATTTGGCCAACCGGTTTTACAGTAAAGGCCAGTCGCAATGATAATTCATTCTCAGGCATTAACATTCAACTGGGGGCGACCAGATCTGATCGTCTTGAAATCAGACTGTACGGTGCAAATACTACCGCGCTGGGACTCGACGGCCTAAGTGTCAGCAAAGACCCTCTGGATGTAATCCTTCGGGCCGACGAGGCGCTTGAACGAGTCTCTTTCATACGAGCCAATTTCGGTGCCACTCAAAATCGCCTCGAAGCTCGAATTAATTATCTGTTAATCGAAAAAGAAAACCTGACGAGCGCCAGATCCAGAATAATGGATACAGACTATGCAGCCGAAACCGCAAGGCTTTCCCGCCTCACCGTGCTACAACAGGCCGGCTTCAGTGTTCTCGCTCAAGCCAATAGCAGGCCACAACAGGTACTCCAACTACTGGGCTAA
- the ndk gene encoding nucleoside-diphosphate kinase — MAVERTLSIVKPDAVGKNVIGEILSRFEKAGLQIVAAKMLQLDDEKAGGFYAEHKERPFFKDLVEFMTSGPVVVQVLEGEGAIAKNRDLMGATNPQEAEAGTIRADFAQSIDANAVHGSDSAASAEREIAYFFSAEEICAR; from the coding sequence ATGGCGGTAGAGCGCACACTTTCTATTGTTAAACCAGACGCAGTTGGCAAAAACGTAATCGGTGAAATCCTTTCTCGTTTTGAGAAAGCAGGTCTACAAATCGTTGCTGCTAAAATGCTACAACTGGACGACGAAAAAGCTGGCGGTTTCTACGCTGAGCATAAAGAGCGTCCTTTCTTTAAAGATCTTGTTGAATTCATGACTTCTGGTCCTGTTGTTGTTCAGGTTCTTGAAGGTGAAGGCGCAATCGCTAAAAACCGTGACCTTATGGGTGCTACTAACCCACAAGAAGCTGAAGCTGGTACTATCCGTGCTGATTTCGCTCAGAGCATTGATGCAAATGCTGTACACGGTTCTGATTCAGCAGCGTCTGCTGAGCGTGAAATCGCTTACTTCTTCTCTGCAGAAGAAATCTGCGCTCGCTAA
- the rlmN gene encoding 23S rRNA (adenine(2503)-C(2))-methyltransferase RlmN: MSSATPVQNTASQVITTDNQSSVEKVNLLGLSLDKMIAFFESIGEKKFRAVQVMKWIHQYGIDNFDDMTNVGKALKAKLQKVSEIRPPEVVYHNFSDDGTRKWVIRVEGGSCVETVLIPAEGRNTLCVSSQVGCSLDCSFCSTGKQGFQRNLSAAEVIGQLWIACKSFGERDPSNPRPVSNVVMMGMGEPLLNFENVVDAMSLMMEDNAYGLSKRRVTLSTSGVVPALRELGDRTDVSLAISLHAPNDELRNELVPINKKYPISMLLDACQEYLDKCDDKRGITIEYTMMDGVNDTLMHAKQLAKVLRRISCKINLIPFNPFPNSGYQRSKPEAVSQFHSYLNSVGIVTTVRSTRGDDIDAACGQLVGQVEDRTRRSAKYAEAAQ, encoded by the coding sequence ATGAGTTCTGCAACTCCTGTTCAAAATACAGCCTCTCAAGTTATTACTACTGATAATCAATCTTCTGTTGAAAAAGTGAATCTTCTCGGACTATCCCTGGATAAGATGATTGCCTTTTTTGAAAGTATCGGTGAGAAAAAGTTTAGAGCCGTTCAAGTGATGAAGTGGATTCATCAGTACGGAATCGATAACTTTGATGACATGACGAACGTTGGGAAGGCGCTGAAAGCGAAGTTGCAAAAAGTCTCTGAGATTCGTCCTCCTGAAGTGGTTTATCACAACTTTTCCGATGATGGCACGCGCAAATGGGTTATTCGCGTTGAAGGTGGCAGTTGTGTTGAAACAGTTTTGATTCCAGCTGAAGGCAGAAATACGCTATGTGTTTCTTCTCAGGTCGGTTGTTCTTTGGATTGCAGCTTCTGTTCGACCGGTAAGCAAGGATTCCAGCGTAATCTTAGCGCAGCAGAAGTGATTGGTCAGTTATGGATTGCCTGTAAATCATTTGGCGAACGTGATCCTTCTAATCCGCGCCCTGTGTCTAATGTGGTTATGATGGGAATGGGTGAACCACTGCTTAACTTTGAGAATGTGGTTGACGCAATGTCATTAATGATGGAAGACAATGCTTATGGCTTGTCTAAACGTCGCGTGACTCTAAGTACTTCTGGTGTGGTCCCTGCATTACGTGAGTTGGGTGATCGAACAGACGTCTCTTTGGCTATTTCATTGCATGCGCCGAATGATGAATTGCGTAATGAATTGGTCCCGATTAATAAGAAATATCCAATCTCAATGTTGTTGGATGCTTGTCAGGAGTACCTCGACAAGTGTGACGACAAGCGAGGAATTACCATCGAATACACCATGATGGATGGAGTTAACGATACATTGATGCATGCTAAACAGTTGGCTAAAGTGTTGCGTCGTATTTCATGTAAGATAAACCTGATTCCGTTTAATCCGTTCCCGAATTCTGGCTATCAACGCTCCAAGCCAGAGGCTGTGAGTCAGTTCCATAGTTATTTGAATTCAGTCGGGATTGTGACAACGGTTCGATCAACTCGTGGTGATGATATTGATGCAGCCTGTGGTCAGTTGGTAGGTCAGGTTGAGGATAGAACTCGACGTAGTGCGAAATACGCAGAGGCAGCTCAATAG
- the pilW gene encoding type IV pilus biogenesis/stability protein PilW, with product MNLKVNSRTLILGLMLGLITLFSGCTVVETHSRFTEKKDLEKNLDFRVKAAFLHLQRGHTEPAKLKATEVLEIRPNHAPALAALALALEKEGEPGEAEKYYKQSIKSDPKYTRGKELYGVFLFSSGRFEEALSQFEKVVDDKLYENLAAANLNLGLCALRLKKIERAESAFEKSVVINPKQTKPYVHLARINYDRQDYRFATRYFRNYEKNLGSVNNYTPRTLALGYRIQKGANRNELATRYVQLLEKLYPNSQEYAEILKLNAFQNSGSL from the coding sequence ATGAATTTGAAGGTAAACAGTCGTACTTTAATTTTGGGGTTGATGCTTGGTCTGATTACTTTGTTTTCAGGGTGTACGGTTGTTGAAACTCATAGTCGTTTTACTGAAAAGAAGGATCTGGAGAAAAATTTAGACTTCAGGGTAAAAGCCGCATTTCTTCATCTCCAGCGTGGTCATACCGAACCGGCTAAGTTAAAAGCAACGGAAGTGCTCGAGATTCGTCCGAATCATGCGCCAGCACTTGCGGCACTTGCACTTGCTTTAGAAAAAGAAGGTGAGCCGGGTGAAGCTGAAAAATACTATAAACAATCGATTAAATCTGATCCCAAATACACTCGTGGTAAAGAATTGTATGGTGTCTTTTTATTCTCGTCCGGGCGTTTTGAAGAAGCATTAAGCCAATTTGAAAAGGTTGTTGATGATAAGCTTTATGAAAATCTGGCGGCAGCGAATTTGAATTTGGGATTGTGTGCCTTGCGATTAAAGAAAATTGAGCGAGCTGAGTCTGCGTTCGAGAAATCTGTGGTTATCAATCCAAAACAAACAAAACCATACGTTCATTTAGCGCGAATTAACTATGACAGGCAGGATTATCGCTTTGCGACTCGCTATTTCAGGAATTATGAGAAGAACTTAGGGTCTGTAAATAACTATACACCGCGTACGTTGGCTTTAGGTTATCGCATTCAGAAAGGTGCAAATCGTAACGAATTGGCAACAAGATATGTTCAGCTCCTGGAGAAGTTGTATCCAAACTCTCAGGAATATGCAGAGATCTTAAAGCTTAACGCCTTTCAAAATTCCGGAAGCCTATAA
- a CDS encoding RodZ domain-containing protein, producing MTDQSTHEVGHKSTLPVGKILASARTEQGMTTDMVAARLCLTENYIKALEAGNFEVLPGDTFIRGYLRNYADIVGLNGEELVRLYIDQQDIARQHAEAQNSEKNTSHGNSKLVLIAIVIIALVAVVVVSLEDGEEPAPQVPSSIESSDEALSESGVESTATADEIVAEESSATEQDLEVNEAVEETSQEIEAIESVNDEPATETEVSVSAADDEVSVESESLPALATEALSFTFNGDCWYQVVDATGAKLAERSKSAGETSVVEGVPPFTVTLGDTTVVDVMYEGEKVDLTAYYARKSARFQVGE from the coding sequence ATGACGGATCAATCAACTCACGAAGTTGGTCATAAAAGTACTTTACCTGTAGGTAAAATATTGGCATCCGCGAGAACCGAACAGGGCATGACTACGGATATGGTGGCTGCTCGTTTATGTTTAACTGAAAATTACATTAAGGCTTTGGAAGCTGGTAATTTTGAAGTGTTGCCTGGTGACACGTTTATCCGTGGCTATTTGAGAAATTATGCCGATATTGTTGGTTTGAATGGCGAAGAGTTGGTGCGCCTTTATATTGACCAGCAAGATATTGCTAGACAGCACGCGGAAGCTCAAAACTCGGAAAAAAATACTTCTCACGGAAATAGTAAACTTGTTTTGATTGCTATTGTGATTATCGCGTTGGTAGCAGTAGTAGTTGTGAGTCTCGAAGATGGCGAAGAACCTGCTCCTCAAGTACCTTCTTCGATTGAAAGTAGCGATGAAGCGTTATCTGAATCAGGTGTTGAATCTACTGCTACCGCAGATGAGATAGTTGCCGAAGAATCAAGCGCGACTGAGCAGGATCTTGAAGTGAACGAAGCGGTCGAGGAAACATCTCAAGAAATAGAAGCCATTGAGTCTGTTAATGATGAACCTGCGACTGAGACGGAAGTAAGCGTGAGTGCAGCAGACGATGAAGTGTCTGTTGAAAGTGAATCCCTACCTGCGTTAGCTACTGAAGCCTTGTCTTTTACTTTTAATGGTGACTGTTGGTATCAGGTTGTTGATGCAACCGGTGCAAAGCTTGCAGAGCGCTCAAAATCTGCGGGAGAGACCTCTGTGGTTGAGGGTGTTCCTCCATTCACGGTTACCTTGGGTGATACCACGGTGGTTGATGTGATGTATGAAGGTGAGAAGGTTGATTTAACCGCTTACTACGCAAGAAAGTCTGCCCGTTTTCAGGTGGGTGAGTAA
- the ispG gene encoding flavodoxin-dependent (E)-4-hydroxy-3-methylbut-2-enyl-diphosphate synthase, producing MNKSPESPIKRRKSRQVMVGNVPVGGDAPIAVQSMTNTETTDVAATVAQIRSLEDAGADIVRVSVPSMEAADAFAEIRRQVNVPLVSDIHFDYKIALRVMELGVDCLRINPGNIGRADRVRQVVDCAKDKNIPIRIGVNAGSLEKDLQQKYGEPTADALVESAFRHIDILDKLDFQNYKVSLKASEVFMTVDAYRKIAGQIEQPLHLGITEAGGFRNGTVKSAVGLGILLMDGIGDTIRVSLASDPVNEIKVGYDILKSLKLRTRGINFIACPSCSRQTYDVINTMNELETRLEDIVVPMDVAVIGCIVNGPGEAKEADVGLTGGATANRVYIDGKPHERLQNETLVDDLERMIREKAASKQKELEDVIAKV from the coding sequence ATGAATAAAAGCCCTGAATCTCCAATTAAACGTCGTAAATCCCGTCAGGTGATGGTGGGGAACGTGCCGGTGGGTGGTGATGCGCCGATCGCAGTTCAAAGCATGACTAATACAGAGACCACCGATGTTGCGGCAACTGTGGCTCAGATTCGATCATTGGAAGACGCTGGAGCAGACATTGTCCGAGTTTCTGTGCCAAGCATGGAAGCGGCAGATGCCTTTGCTGAAATTCGACGCCAAGTGAATGTCCCTTTGGTCTCTGACATTCACTTTGATTACAAAATTGCACTTCGTGTGATGGAGTTGGGGGTTGATTGTTTACGTATCAATCCGGGGAATATTGGTCGTGCCGACCGTGTTCGCCAAGTGGTGGATTGCGCCAAGGATAAAAATATCCCAATTCGTATTGGGGTGAATGCAGGTTCTCTGGAAAAAGATCTTCAGCAGAAGTACGGTGAACCAACCGCTGATGCGTTGGTAGAGTCAGCATTCCGCCATATTGATATTCTGGATAAACTGGATTTCCAGAATTACAAAGTGAGCCTTAAAGCATCCGAAGTCTTCATGACCGTCGATGCTTATCGAAAAATTGCTGGGCAGATTGAACAGCCGTTGCATTTGGGGATCACAGAAGCAGGTGGCTTCCGTAACGGAACGGTTAAATCAGCCGTAGGTTTGGGTATCTTGCTGATGGATGGTATAGGCGATACCATTCGCGTTTCTTTGGCATCTGACCCTGTTAATGAAATTAAAGTGGGTTACGACATTCTTAAATCGTTGAAATTAAGAACGCGTGGCATCAACTTCATTGCATGTCCTAGCTGCTCTCGTCAGACCTATGATGTTATTAATACCATGAATGAGCTGGAAACACGCTTGGAAGATATCGTTGTTCCTATGGATGTGGCTGTTATTGGTTGTATCGTAAACGGGCCGGGTGAAGCAAAAGAAGCGGATGTGGGGCTGACCGGTGGTGCAACTGCTAACCGTGTTTATATCGATGGCAAACCGCACGAACGCTTGCAAAACGAGACTCTGGTTGATGACTTAGAGCGTATGATCAGAGAAAAAGCGGCATCAAAACAGAAAGAATTAGAAGATGTGATCGCGAAAGTTTGA
- the hisS gene encoding histidine--tRNA ligase: protein MNDILPDQTPVWMYLEDTIKSVLNAYGYQQIRMPIVEQTDLFKRSIGEVTDIVEKEMYTFDDRNGESLTLRPEGTACCVRAAEEHGLLYNQTQRLWYTGPMFRYEKPQKGRYRQFHQVGVETFGMNGPDIDAEVILLSARLWKELGILDELELQINTLASNEARAEYKTALVAYLKNHFDKLDADSQRRLETNPLRVLDSKSPETQEVLKGAPSLMDHIDEESKLHFEELLARLDKAGIQYVLNPTLVRGLDYYCKTVFEWVTTSLGAQGTVCAGGRYDGLVEQLGGRATPAVGFAMGVERLVLLLETLNVIPASVTETLDVYITSMGEDASMVAMTLAEQLRNEEKSLRVQLHCGGGSFKSQMKKAGNSGAKFAIILGDQEVEQQVAAVKNLQEGEQSNVAFNELAQFLKDNL from the coding sequence ATGAATGACATTCTGCCAGATCAGACCCCAGTGTGGATGTATCTAGAAGACACCATTAAGTCTGTTTTAAATGCATACGGTTATCAGCAAATTCGTATGCCAATTGTTGAGCAAACGGATTTATTTAAACGCTCTATCGGTGAAGTTACTGACATTGTCGAAAAGGAAATGTATACCTTTGACGACCGAAATGGAGAGAGCTTGACTTTGCGTCCTGAAGGCACTGCGTGTTGTGTGCGTGCCGCTGAAGAGCATGGTTTACTTTACAATCAAACTCAGCGTTTGTGGTATACCGGTCCGATGTTTCGTTATGAGAAACCTCAAAAAGGCCGTTATCGTCAGTTTCATCAAGTAGGTGTAGAAACCTTTGGCATGAATGGCCCGGACATTGATGCTGAAGTTATTCTGTTGAGTGCCCGTCTATGGAAAGAACTGGGTATTCTAGATGAGCTGGAACTTCAAATTAATACCTTAGCGTCGAATGAAGCGCGAGCTGAATACAAAACAGCTTTGGTGGCTTATCTGAAAAATCATTTCGATAAGTTGGATGCTGACAGTCAACGTCGTCTAGAAACGAATCCGTTGCGTGTGCTTGATAGTAAATCTCCTGAGACTCAGGAAGTACTTAAAGGTGCGCCGAGTTTGATGGATCATATTGATGAAGAGTCTAAGCTGCACTTTGAAGAATTGCTTGCTCGTTTGGATAAAGCTGGCATTCAGTATGTTCTGAATCCAACGCTTGTTCGTGGCTTGGACTATTACTGCAAAACTGTTTTTGAGTGGGTAACTACCTCGTTAGGTGCTCAAGGTACTGTGTGTGCTGGCGGTCGTTATGATGGCTTAGTTGAACAGTTAGGTGGACGTGCGACGCCGGCTGTTGGTTTTGCTATGGGTGTTGAACGTTTGGTTTTGTTGCTTGAAACCTTAAACGTGATTCCGGCTTCAGTAACTGAAACCTTGGATGTCTACATCACAAGTATGGGTGAAGATGCATCAATGGTAGCTATGACCCTTGCTGAACAGCTTCGTAACGAAGAGAAGAGCTTACGCGTTCAGTTGCATTGCGGTGGTGGAAGTTTCAAGAGTCAAATGAAGAAAGCAGGTAACAGTGGCGCTAAATTTGCGATTATCCTGGGCGATCAGGAAGTAGAACAGCAAGTAGCTGCGGTTAAAAATCTGCAGGAAGGAGAACAATCAAATGTTGCCTTCAATGAACTGGCTCAGTTTTTAAAAGATAATCTATAA
- a CDS encoding YfgM family protein, whose product MDYDQFEHDTEEKIKRWWDENGKSLIGAVVVGVAAVFGWDQFQKNSQAEAEAVSAQFQTLLEEQLSLPDNASEDERGKVFELATKLREENTGSAYSVYSDLIMAKLAVETKDFALAESHLKAAHATAPTVELKALANLRLAQVLYAQEKDDEALALLPESMEGAFAARSLELRADILLAKGQREDARNAYDKAIAQAGMTGMPVDLLELKRNDLNEVIPAETVN is encoded by the coding sequence GTGGATTACGATCAGTTCGAACATGATACCGAAGAGAAGATCAAACGTTGGTGGGATGAAAACGGTAAGAGCTTGATTGGTGCAGTTGTTGTCGGTGTGGCGGCTGTGTTTGGTTGGGATCAATTCCAAAAGAACAGCCAGGCGGAGGCCGAAGCGGTTTCTGCTCAGTTCCAAACGCTTTTGGAAGAGCAGCTTTCATTACCTGATAACGCCTCTGAAGATGAACGTGGCAAGGTATTTGAATTGGCGACAAAGTTGCGTGAAGAAAATACGGGCTCTGCATATTCGGTGTATTCCGACCTAATCATGGCTAAGCTTGCGGTAGAGACCAAAGACTTTGCGCTTGCAGAATCGCACTTAAAAGCAGCTCATGCGACTGCTCCAACGGTAGAGCTAAAAGCTTTGGCTAACTTACGTCTGGCTCAGGTTTTATATGCTCAAGAGAAAGACGACGAAGCATTGGCTTTGTTGCCTGAGTCAATGGAAGGCGCCTTTGCAGCACGCTCTCTTGAATTACGTGCTGACATCCTTTTGGCGAAAGGGCAGCGTGAAGATGCTCGTAATGCGTATGATAAAGCGATTGCTCAAGCCGGTATGACGGGCATGCCAGTTGATCTTTTGGAATTAAAGCGCAATGACCTTAATGAAGTGATTCCAGCTGAGACGGTTAATTAA
- the bamB gene encoding outer membrane protein assembly factor BamB: MKLVFKRVAVLALITLGLSGCSSNDENEATQPAELVDFAPVVSADEVWTRWAGDGAGTDSWLRLKPGIDGDSIFVCDADGDCYAYDRHTGDSLWSVDLDVPVSGGVGAGAGYLAVGTLDGLLIVLNSQDGSEVFRTQLTSEVLSSPAIEGNLLVVQAQNGHVFGFDLTTKEMKWQYDASLPLLSLRGTADPVISDSVTYAAFANGKVVALDNETGASRWERRVSVPSGKSDLEKLSDIDGTPIVKQDTMYAVGFNGFIRAIDLYSGRVRWQKEFSSWVGPAFGFGQVYLALDDGQLVALDDRSSSVNWKLEDLKNRRLTRPVTLGNYLVVGDFEGYLHFISQLSGTFAERIRIDRDGLLSPPVVVGDTLYIYSSDGTLAAVQIRNES; this comes from the coding sequence ATGAAGCTAGTATTTAAGCGTGTTGCTGTACTTGCTCTAATTACGTTAGGTCTTTCCGGTTGTAGCTCTAATGATGAAAATGAAGCTACGCAACCTGCTGAACTTGTGGATTTTGCGCCTGTTGTAAGTGCAGATGAAGTTTGGACTCGATGGGCCGGTGATGGTGCAGGTACTGATTCCTGGTTAAGGTTAAAGCCGGGAATAGATGGGGATTCCATTTTTGTCTGTGATGCTGACGGTGATTGCTATGCTTATGACCGCCACACAGGTGACAGCCTTTGGAGTGTCGATCTGGATGTGCCTGTTTCTGGTGGAGTTGGTGCCGGTGCAGGCTATCTGGCGGTTGGTACGTTAGACGGATTATTGATTGTCTTAAATAGCCAGGACGGGTCTGAAGTATTCAGAACACAATTGACCAGCGAAGTGCTGTCCAGCCCTGCTATTGAAGGTAATTTGTTGGTGGTACAGGCACAGAATGGCCACGTCTTTGGTTTTGATCTAACGACTAAAGAAATGAAATGGCAATACGATGCGTCTTTACCTCTGCTAAGCCTGAGAGGCACTGCTGACCCTGTTATTTCTGATTCCGTGACTTATGCGGCGTTTGCCAATGGTAAAGTGGTGGCGTTGGATAATGAAACAGGCGCCAGTCGTTGGGAGAGACGAGTCTCTGTCCCGAGTGGAAAGTCAGATCTTGAAAAGTTGTCGGATATCGATGGAACGCCAATCGTTAAGCAGGACACCATGTATGCGGTTGGCTTTAATGGCTTTATTCGCGCGATTGATCTCTATTCCGGGCGAGTTCGTTGGCAGAAAGAATTTTCATCCTGGGTTGGGCCAGCCTTTGGTTTTGGTCAAGTTTATCTGGCCTTAGATGATGGTCAGTTGGTTGCTTTGGATGATAGATCCAGTTCTGTAAATTGGAAACTGGAAGACCTTAAAAATCGTCGTCTTACACGTCCTGTCACGCTAGGTAATTACCTGGTGGTGGGGGATTTTGAAGGCTACTTGCACTTTATTTCACAACTATCAGGGACGTTCGCCGAGCGAATCAGAATTGATAGAGATGGGTTGTTATCTCCTCCAGTCGTGGTTGGCGATACTCTTTATATCTACTCCAGTGACGGAACGCTGGCTGCTGTACAAATTCGGAACGAATCCTGA